Proteins encoded in a region of the Strix aluco isolate bStrAlu1 chromosome 26, bStrAlu1.hap1, whole genome shotgun sequence genome:
- the RPS6KA1 gene encoding ribosomal protein S6 kinase alpha-1 isoform X1 produces MPLAQLAEPWPNMELVHLDTENGQAAPEEGGNPPSKAKSEITWIEKDLVDSADKGEGVVKEINITHHVKEGSEKADPSQFELLKVLGQGSFGKVFLVRKITPPDSNHLYAMKVLKKATLKVRDRVRTKIERDILADVNHPFVVKLHYAFQTEGKLYLILDFLRGGDLFTRLSKEVMFTEEDVKFYLAELALGLDHLHSLGIIYRDLKPENILLDEEGHIKLTDFGLSKEAIDHEKKAYSFCGTVEYMAPEVVNRQGHSHSADWWSYGVLMFEMLTGSLPFQGKDRKETMTLILKAKLGMPQFLSSEAQSLLRALFKRNPANRLGSGPDGAEEIKRHPFYSTIDWNKLYRREIKPPFKPAVGQPDDTFYFDTEFTSRTPKDSPGIPPSAGAHQLFRGFSFVATGLMEDGKVKPAQSPLHSVVQQLHGKNVQFSDGYVVKEAIGVGSYSVCKRCIHKATNMEYAVKVIDKSKRDPSEEIEILLRYGQHPNIITLKDVYDDGKYVYLVTELMRGGELLDKILRQKFFSEREASSVLHTICKTVEYLHSQGVVHRDLKPSNILYVDESGNPESIRICDFGFAKQLRAENGLLMTPCYTANFVAPEVLKRQGYDEGCDIWSLGVLLYTMLAGCTPFANGPSDTPEEILTRIGRGKFSVSGGNWDTISDMAKDLVSKMLHVDPHQRLTAKQVLQHPWITQKDSLPQSQLNHQDLQLVKGAMAATYSALNSSKPSPQLKPIESSILAQRRVKKLPSTTL; encoded by the exons AATGGGCAGGCTGCTCCAGAAGAAGGTGGGAATCCTCCATCCAAG GCAAAGTCAGAGATCACTTGGATAGAGAAAGACCTTGTGGACTCGGCAGACAAG GGCGAAGGTGTTGTGAAGGAAATCAACATCACACACCATGTGAAGGAAGGCTCGGAGAAGGCCGATCCTTCGCAGTTTGAACTCCTGAAGGTGCTGGGACAGGGCTCTTTTGGCAAG GTTTTCTTGGTGAGGAAAATAACACCGCCAGACAGCAACCACCTCTATGCCATGAAAGTGCTCAAGAAGGCGACACTGAAAG tgcgTGATCGAGTAAGGACAAAGATAGAAAGGGACATCCTGGCTGACGTAAACCATCCCTTTGTGGTGAAACTCCACTACG CATTCCAGACGGAGGGGAAGCTGTATCTGATCTTGGATTTCCTCAGAGGAGGTGACCTTTTCACTCGGCTTTCCAAAGAG GTCATGTTCACCGAGGAGGACGTGAAGTTCTACCTAGCAGAGCTGGCCCTGGGGCTCGACCATTTGCACAGCCTGGGAATCATATACAGGGATCTCAAACCAGAGAA CATCCTCTTGGATGAAGAAGGACACATCAAACTCACAG ATTTTGGCTTGAGTAAGGAGGCTATAGACCACGAGAAGAAAGCCTACTCCTTCTGTGGGACAGTGGAATATATGGCACCAGAAGTTGTGAATCGCCAGGGCCACTCCCACAGTGCTGACTGGTGGTCGTACGGGGTGTTAATG TTTGAAATGCTCACCGGCTCGCTGCCCTTCCAGGGGAAGGATCGTAAGGAGACGATGACCCTCATCCTCAA AGCAAAGCTGGGCATGCCGCAGTTCCTGAGCTCTGAAGCACAGAGCCTCCTGCGAGCCCTTTTCAAAAGGAATCCAGCCAACCGATTAG GTTCTGGACCGGACGGGGCGGAAGAGATCAAGCGCCATCCTTTCTACTCCACCATTGACTGGAAT AAGCTGTACCGAAGGGAAATCAAACCGCCCTTCAAGCCTGCAGTAGGCCAGCCAGATGACACCTTTTATTTTGACACAGAATTTACATCGCGTACACCAAAAG ATTCCCCAGGCATCCCCCCCAGTGCGGGGGCCCATCAGCTTTTTCGAGGCTTCAGTTTCGTGGCGACCGGATTGATGGAGGACGGCAAGGTGAAACCTGCCCAGTCGCCTCTACACTCGGTGGTCCAG CAGCTGCACGGCAAGAATGTCCAGTTCAGCGACGGCTACGTGGTGAAGGAGGCGATCGGCGTCGGCTCCTACTCAGTGTGTAAACGCTGCATTCATAAAGCAACCAACATGGAATACGCAGTCAAG GTTATTGACAAGAGCAAGCGAGACCCTTCGGAGGAAATAGAAATCCTCCTGCGATACGGGCAGCATCCAAACATCATCACCTTGAAAGAT GTGTACGACGACGGGAAGTACGTGTATCTGGTGACTGAGCTGATGAGGGGAGGGGAGCTGCTGGATAAAATCCTCAGACAGAAATTCTTCTCGGAGAGGGAAGCCAGTTCAGTCCTGCACACGATCTGTAAAACGGTGGAGTATCTGCATTCCCAAGGG GTGGTTCACAGGGACTTGAAACCCAGCAATATTCTCTACGTGGATGAGTCAGGAAACCCTGAAAGCATTCGCATTTGTGACTTTGGCTTTGCCAAGCAGCTGAGGGCTGAGAACGGCCTTCTCATGACTCCTTGTTATACAGCAAACTTCGTGGCACCCGAG GTACTAAAACGTCAAGGCTACGACGAGGGCTGCGACATCTGGAGCCTGGGAGTTCTCCTGTACACGATGCTCGCAGG ctgcACTCCATTTGCAAATGGTCCCAGTGACACTCCAGAAGAGATCCTGACCCGGATAGGCAGGGGGAAGTTCTCCGTCAGTGGAGGCAATTGGGACACTATTTCTGACATGGCCAAG GATCTGGTGTCAAAGATGCTTCACGTAGATCCCCACCAGCGCCTAACAGCCAAGCAggtcctgcagcatccctggaTAACCCAGAAGGACAGCTTACCCCAGAGCCAGCTGAATCACCAGGACCTTCAGCTTGTAAAG GGGGCGATGGCTGCCACATACTCTGCACTGAACAGCTCCAAGCCAAGCCCCCAGCTGAAGCCCATCGAATCCTCCATTCTGGCACAGAGGCGAGTGAAGAAACTTCCTTCCACCACACTGTGA
- the RPS6KA1 gene encoding ribosomal protein S6 kinase alpha-1 isoform X4, with protein MPLAQLAEPWPNMELVHLDTENGQAAPEEGGNPPSKGEGVVKEINITHHVKEGSEKADPSQFELLKVLGQGSFGKVFLVRKITPPDSNHLYAMKVLKKATLKVRDRVRTKIERDILADVNHPFVVKLHYAFQTEGKLYLILDFLRGGDLFTRLSKEVMFTEEDVKFYLAELALGLDHLHSLGIIYRDLKPENILLDEEGHIKLTDFGLSKEAIDHEKKAYSFCGTVEYMAPEVVNRQGHSHSADWWSYGVLMFEMLTGSLPFQGKDRKETMTLILKAKLGMPQFLSSEAQSLLRALFKRNPANRLGSGPDGAEEIKRHPFYSTIDWNKLYRREIKPPFKPAVGQPDDTFYFDTEFTSRTPKDSPGIPPSAGAHQLFRGFSFVATGLMEDGKVKPAQSPLHSVVQQLHGKNVQFSDGYVVKEAIGVGSYSVCKRCIHKATNMEYAVKVIDKSKRDPSEEIEILLRYGQHPNIITLKDVYDDGKYVYLVTELMRGGELLDKILRQKFFSEREASSVLHTICKTVEYLHSQGVVHRDLKPSNILYVDESGNPESIRICDFGFAKQLRAENGLLMTPCYTANFVAPEVLKRQGYDEGCDIWSLGVLLYTMLAGCTPFANGPSDTPEEILTRIGRGKFSVSGGNWDTISDMAKDLVSKMLHVDPHQRLTAKQVLQHPWITQKDSLPQSQLNHQDLQLVKGAMAATYSALNSSKPSPQLKPIESSILAQRRVKKLPSTTL; from the exons AATGGGCAGGCTGCTCCAGAAGAAGGTGGGAATCCTCCATCCAAG GGCGAAGGTGTTGTGAAGGAAATCAACATCACACACCATGTGAAGGAAGGCTCGGAGAAGGCCGATCCTTCGCAGTTTGAACTCCTGAAGGTGCTGGGACAGGGCTCTTTTGGCAAG GTTTTCTTGGTGAGGAAAATAACACCGCCAGACAGCAACCACCTCTATGCCATGAAAGTGCTCAAGAAGGCGACACTGAAAG tgcgTGATCGAGTAAGGACAAAGATAGAAAGGGACATCCTGGCTGACGTAAACCATCCCTTTGTGGTGAAACTCCACTACG CATTCCAGACGGAGGGGAAGCTGTATCTGATCTTGGATTTCCTCAGAGGAGGTGACCTTTTCACTCGGCTTTCCAAAGAG GTCATGTTCACCGAGGAGGACGTGAAGTTCTACCTAGCAGAGCTGGCCCTGGGGCTCGACCATTTGCACAGCCTGGGAATCATATACAGGGATCTCAAACCAGAGAA CATCCTCTTGGATGAAGAAGGACACATCAAACTCACAG ATTTTGGCTTGAGTAAGGAGGCTATAGACCACGAGAAGAAAGCCTACTCCTTCTGTGGGACAGTGGAATATATGGCACCAGAAGTTGTGAATCGCCAGGGCCACTCCCACAGTGCTGACTGGTGGTCGTACGGGGTGTTAATG TTTGAAATGCTCACCGGCTCGCTGCCCTTCCAGGGGAAGGATCGTAAGGAGACGATGACCCTCATCCTCAA AGCAAAGCTGGGCATGCCGCAGTTCCTGAGCTCTGAAGCACAGAGCCTCCTGCGAGCCCTTTTCAAAAGGAATCCAGCCAACCGATTAG GTTCTGGACCGGACGGGGCGGAAGAGATCAAGCGCCATCCTTTCTACTCCACCATTGACTGGAAT AAGCTGTACCGAAGGGAAATCAAACCGCCCTTCAAGCCTGCAGTAGGCCAGCCAGATGACACCTTTTATTTTGACACAGAATTTACATCGCGTACACCAAAAG ATTCCCCAGGCATCCCCCCCAGTGCGGGGGCCCATCAGCTTTTTCGAGGCTTCAGTTTCGTGGCGACCGGATTGATGGAGGACGGCAAGGTGAAACCTGCCCAGTCGCCTCTACACTCGGTGGTCCAG CAGCTGCACGGCAAGAATGTCCAGTTCAGCGACGGCTACGTGGTGAAGGAGGCGATCGGCGTCGGCTCCTACTCAGTGTGTAAACGCTGCATTCATAAAGCAACCAACATGGAATACGCAGTCAAG GTTATTGACAAGAGCAAGCGAGACCCTTCGGAGGAAATAGAAATCCTCCTGCGATACGGGCAGCATCCAAACATCATCACCTTGAAAGAT GTGTACGACGACGGGAAGTACGTGTATCTGGTGACTGAGCTGATGAGGGGAGGGGAGCTGCTGGATAAAATCCTCAGACAGAAATTCTTCTCGGAGAGGGAAGCCAGTTCAGTCCTGCACACGATCTGTAAAACGGTGGAGTATCTGCATTCCCAAGGG GTGGTTCACAGGGACTTGAAACCCAGCAATATTCTCTACGTGGATGAGTCAGGAAACCCTGAAAGCATTCGCATTTGTGACTTTGGCTTTGCCAAGCAGCTGAGGGCTGAGAACGGCCTTCTCATGACTCCTTGTTATACAGCAAACTTCGTGGCACCCGAG GTACTAAAACGTCAAGGCTACGACGAGGGCTGCGACATCTGGAGCCTGGGAGTTCTCCTGTACACGATGCTCGCAGG ctgcACTCCATTTGCAAATGGTCCCAGTGACACTCCAGAAGAGATCCTGACCCGGATAGGCAGGGGGAAGTTCTCCGTCAGTGGAGGCAATTGGGACACTATTTCTGACATGGCCAAG GATCTGGTGTCAAAGATGCTTCACGTAGATCCCCACCAGCGCCTAACAGCCAAGCAggtcctgcagcatccctggaTAACCCAGAAGGACAGCTTACCCCAGAGCCAGCTGAATCACCAGGACCTTCAGCTTGTAAAG GGGGCGATGGCTGCCACATACTCTGCACTGAACAGCTCCAAGCCAAGCCCCCAGCTGAAGCCCATCGAATCCTCCATTCTGGCACAGAGGCGAGTGAAGAAACTTCCTTCCACCACACTGTGA
- the RPS6KA1 gene encoding ribosomal protein S6 kinase alpha-1 isoform X5 has protein sequence MLRLLFRSKPRIQEASSEITWIEKDLVDSADKGEGVVKEINITHHVKEGSEKADPSQFELLKVLGQGSFGKVFLVRKITPPDSNHLYAMKVLKKATLKVRDRVRTKIERDILADVNHPFVVKLHYAFQTEGKLYLILDFLRGGDLFTRLSKEVMFTEEDVKFYLAELALGLDHLHSLGIIYRDLKPENILLDEEGHIKLTDFGLSKEAIDHEKKAYSFCGTVEYMAPEVVNRQGHSHSADWWSYGVLMFEMLTGSLPFQGKDRKETMTLILKAKLGMPQFLSSEAQSLLRALFKRNPANRLGSGPDGAEEIKRHPFYSTIDWNKLYRREIKPPFKPAVGQPDDTFYFDTEFTSRTPKDSPGIPPSAGAHQLFRGFSFVATGLMEDGKVKPAQSPLHSVVQQLHGKNVQFSDGYVVKEAIGVGSYSVCKRCIHKATNMEYAVKVIDKSKRDPSEEIEILLRYGQHPNIITLKDVYDDGKYVYLVTELMRGGELLDKILRQKFFSEREASSVLHTICKTVEYLHSQGVVHRDLKPSNILYVDESGNPESIRICDFGFAKQLRAENGLLMTPCYTANFVAPEVLKRQGYDEGCDIWSLGVLLYTMLAGCTPFANGPSDTPEEILTRIGRGKFSVSGGNWDTISDMAKDLVSKMLHVDPHQRLTAKQVLQHPWITQKDSLPQSQLNHQDLQLVKGAMAATYSALNSSKPSPQLKPIESSILAQRRVKKLPSTTL, from the exons ATGCTGAGGCTCCTCTTTCGCAGCAAGCCAAGGATCCAGGAGGCAAGT TCAGAGATCACTTGGATAGAGAAAGACCTTGTGGACTCGGCAGACAAG GGCGAAGGTGTTGTGAAGGAAATCAACATCACACACCATGTGAAGGAAGGCTCGGAGAAGGCCGATCCTTCGCAGTTTGAACTCCTGAAGGTGCTGGGACAGGGCTCTTTTGGCAAG GTTTTCTTGGTGAGGAAAATAACACCGCCAGACAGCAACCACCTCTATGCCATGAAAGTGCTCAAGAAGGCGACACTGAAAG tgcgTGATCGAGTAAGGACAAAGATAGAAAGGGACATCCTGGCTGACGTAAACCATCCCTTTGTGGTGAAACTCCACTACG CATTCCAGACGGAGGGGAAGCTGTATCTGATCTTGGATTTCCTCAGAGGAGGTGACCTTTTCACTCGGCTTTCCAAAGAG GTCATGTTCACCGAGGAGGACGTGAAGTTCTACCTAGCAGAGCTGGCCCTGGGGCTCGACCATTTGCACAGCCTGGGAATCATATACAGGGATCTCAAACCAGAGAA CATCCTCTTGGATGAAGAAGGACACATCAAACTCACAG ATTTTGGCTTGAGTAAGGAGGCTATAGACCACGAGAAGAAAGCCTACTCCTTCTGTGGGACAGTGGAATATATGGCACCAGAAGTTGTGAATCGCCAGGGCCACTCCCACAGTGCTGACTGGTGGTCGTACGGGGTGTTAATG TTTGAAATGCTCACCGGCTCGCTGCCCTTCCAGGGGAAGGATCGTAAGGAGACGATGACCCTCATCCTCAA AGCAAAGCTGGGCATGCCGCAGTTCCTGAGCTCTGAAGCACAGAGCCTCCTGCGAGCCCTTTTCAAAAGGAATCCAGCCAACCGATTAG GTTCTGGACCGGACGGGGCGGAAGAGATCAAGCGCCATCCTTTCTACTCCACCATTGACTGGAAT AAGCTGTACCGAAGGGAAATCAAACCGCCCTTCAAGCCTGCAGTAGGCCAGCCAGATGACACCTTTTATTTTGACACAGAATTTACATCGCGTACACCAAAAG ATTCCCCAGGCATCCCCCCCAGTGCGGGGGCCCATCAGCTTTTTCGAGGCTTCAGTTTCGTGGCGACCGGATTGATGGAGGACGGCAAGGTGAAACCTGCCCAGTCGCCTCTACACTCGGTGGTCCAG CAGCTGCACGGCAAGAATGTCCAGTTCAGCGACGGCTACGTGGTGAAGGAGGCGATCGGCGTCGGCTCCTACTCAGTGTGTAAACGCTGCATTCATAAAGCAACCAACATGGAATACGCAGTCAAG GTTATTGACAAGAGCAAGCGAGACCCTTCGGAGGAAATAGAAATCCTCCTGCGATACGGGCAGCATCCAAACATCATCACCTTGAAAGAT GTGTACGACGACGGGAAGTACGTGTATCTGGTGACTGAGCTGATGAGGGGAGGGGAGCTGCTGGATAAAATCCTCAGACAGAAATTCTTCTCGGAGAGGGAAGCCAGTTCAGTCCTGCACACGATCTGTAAAACGGTGGAGTATCTGCATTCCCAAGGG GTGGTTCACAGGGACTTGAAACCCAGCAATATTCTCTACGTGGATGAGTCAGGAAACCCTGAAAGCATTCGCATTTGTGACTTTGGCTTTGCCAAGCAGCTGAGGGCTGAGAACGGCCTTCTCATGACTCCTTGTTATACAGCAAACTTCGTGGCACCCGAG GTACTAAAACGTCAAGGCTACGACGAGGGCTGCGACATCTGGAGCCTGGGAGTTCTCCTGTACACGATGCTCGCAGG ctgcACTCCATTTGCAAATGGTCCCAGTGACACTCCAGAAGAGATCCTGACCCGGATAGGCAGGGGGAAGTTCTCCGTCAGTGGAGGCAATTGGGACACTATTTCTGACATGGCCAAG GATCTGGTGTCAAAGATGCTTCACGTAGATCCCCACCAGCGCCTAACAGCCAAGCAggtcctgcagcatccctggaTAACCCAGAAGGACAGCTTACCCCAGAGCCAGCTGAATCACCAGGACCTTCAGCTTGTAAAG GGGGCGATGGCTGCCACATACTCTGCACTGAACAGCTCCAAGCCAAGCCCCCAGCTGAAGCCCATCGAATCCTCCATTCTGGCACAGAGGCGAGTGAAGAAACTTCCTTCCACCACACTGTGA
- the RPS6KA1 gene encoding ribosomal protein S6 kinase alpha-1 isoform X3 → MPLAQLAEPWPNMELVHLDTEAKSEITWIEKDLVDSADKGEGVVKEINITHHVKEGSEKADPSQFELLKVLGQGSFGKVFLVRKITPPDSNHLYAMKVLKKATLKVRDRVRTKIERDILADVNHPFVVKLHYAFQTEGKLYLILDFLRGGDLFTRLSKEVMFTEEDVKFYLAELALGLDHLHSLGIIYRDLKPENILLDEEGHIKLTDFGLSKEAIDHEKKAYSFCGTVEYMAPEVVNRQGHSHSADWWSYGVLMFEMLTGSLPFQGKDRKETMTLILKAKLGMPQFLSSEAQSLLRALFKRNPANRLGSGPDGAEEIKRHPFYSTIDWNKLYRREIKPPFKPAVGQPDDTFYFDTEFTSRTPKDSPGIPPSAGAHQLFRGFSFVATGLMEDGKVKPAQSPLHSVVQQLHGKNVQFSDGYVVKEAIGVGSYSVCKRCIHKATNMEYAVKVIDKSKRDPSEEIEILLRYGQHPNIITLKDVYDDGKYVYLVTELMRGGELLDKILRQKFFSEREASSVLHTICKTVEYLHSQGVVHRDLKPSNILYVDESGNPESIRICDFGFAKQLRAENGLLMTPCYTANFVAPEVLKRQGYDEGCDIWSLGVLLYTMLAGCTPFANGPSDTPEEILTRIGRGKFSVSGGNWDTISDMAKDLVSKMLHVDPHQRLTAKQVLQHPWITQKDSLPQSQLNHQDLQLVKGAMAATYSALNSSKPSPQLKPIESSILAQRRVKKLPSTTL, encoded by the exons GCAAAGTCAGAGATCACTTGGATAGAGAAAGACCTTGTGGACTCGGCAGACAAG GGCGAAGGTGTTGTGAAGGAAATCAACATCACACACCATGTGAAGGAAGGCTCGGAGAAGGCCGATCCTTCGCAGTTTGAACTCCTGAAGGTGCTGGGACAGGGCTCTTTTGGCAAG GTTTTCTTGGTGAGGAAAATAACACCGCCAGACAGCAACCACCTCTATGCCATGAAAGTGCTCAAGAAGGCGACACTGAAAG tgcgTGATCGAGTAAGGACAAAGATAGAAAGGGACATCCTGGCTGACGTAAACCATCCCTTTGTGGTGAAACTCCACTACG CATTCCAGACGGAGGGGAAGCTGTATCTGATCTTGGATTTCCTCAGAGGAGGTGACCTTTTCACTCGGCTTTCCAAAGAG GTCATGTTCACCGAGGAGGACGTGAAGTTCTACCTAGCAGAGCTGGCCCTGGGGCTCGACCATTTGCACAGCCTGGGAATCATATACAGGGATCTCAAACCAGAGAA CATCCTCTTGGATGAAGAAGGACACATCAAACTCACAG ATTTTGGCTTGAGTAAGGAGGCTATAGACCACGAGAAGAAAGCCTACTCCTTCTGTGGGACAGTGGAATATATGGCACCAGAAGTTGTGAATCGCCAGGGCCACTCCCACAGTGCTGACTGGTGGTCGTACGGGGTGTTAATG TTTGAAATGCTCACCGGCTCGCTGCCCTTCCAGGGGAAGGATCGTAAGGAGACGATGACCCTCATCCTCAA AGCAAAGCTGGGCATGCCGCAGTTCCTGAGCTCTGAAGCACAGAGCCTCCTGCGAGCCCTTTTCAAAAGGAATCCAGCCAACCGATTAG GTTCTGGACCGGACGGGGCGGAAGAGATCAAGCGCCATCCTTTCTACTCCACCATTGACTGGAAT AAGCTGTACCGAAGGGAAATCAAACCGCCCTTCAAGCCTGCAGTAGGCCAGCCAGATGACACCTTTTATTTTGACACAGAATTTACATCGCGTACACCAAAAG ATTCCCCAGGCATCCCCCCCAGTGCGGGGGCCCATCAGCTTTTTCGAGGCTTCAGTTTCGTGGCGACCGGATTGATGGAGGACGGCAAGGTGAAACCTGCCCAGTCGCCTCTACACTCGGTGGTCCAG CAGCTGCACGGCAAGAATGTCCAGTTCAGCGACGGCTACGTGGTGAAGGAGGCGATCGGCGTCGGCTCCTACTCAGTGTGTAAACGCTGCATTCATAAAGCAACCAACATGGAATACGCAGTCAAG GTTATTGACAAGAGCAAGCGAGACCCTTCGGAGGAAATAGAAATCCTCCTGCGATACGGGCAGCATCCAAACATCATCACCTTGAAAGAT GTGTACGACGACGGGAAGTACGTGTATCTGGTGACTGAGCTGATGAGGGGAGGGGAGCTGCTGGATAAAATCCTCAGACAGAAATTCTTCTCGGAGAGGGAAGCCAGTTCAGTCCTGCACACGATCTGTAAAACGGTGGAGTATCTGCATTCCCAAGGG GTGGTTCACAGGGACTTGAAACCCAGCAATATTCTCTACGTGGATGAGTCAGGAAACCCTGAAAGCATTCGCATTTGTGACTTTGGCTTTGCCAAGCAGCTGAGGGCTGAGAACGGCCTTCTCATGACTCCTTGTTATACAGCAAACTTCGTGGCACCCGAG GTACTAAAACGTCAAGGCTACGACGAGGGCTGCGACATCTGGAGCCTGGGAGTTCTCCTGTACACGATGCTCGCAGG ctgcACTCCATTTGCAAATGGTCCCAGTGACACTCCAGAAGAGATCCTGACCCGGATAGGCAGGGGGAAGTTCTCCGTCAGTGGAGGCAATTGGGACACTATTTCTGACATGGCCAAG GATCTGGTGTCAAAGATGCTTCACGTAGATCCCCACCAGCGCCTAACAGCCAAGCAggtcctgcagcatccctggaTAACCCAGAAGGACAGCTTACCCCAGAGCCAGCTGAATCACCAGGACCTTCAGCTTGTAAAG GGGGCGATGGCTGCCACATACTCTGCACTGAACAGCTCCAAGCCAAGCCCCCAGCTGAAGCCCATCGAATCCTCCATTCTGGCACAGAGGCGAGTGAAGAAACTTCCTTCCACCACACTGTGA
- the RPS6KA1 gene encoding ribosomal protein S6 kinase alpha-1 isoform X2, with product MERDPKLPRICAFLTLWLQRKHRAKPCSLQLPAPSQLSSPGEGVVKEINITHHVKEGSEKADPSQFELLKVLGQGSFGKVFLVRKITPPDSNHLYAMKVLKKATLKVRDRVRTKIERDILADVNHPFVVKLHYAFQTEGKLYLILDFLRGGDLFTRLSKEVMFTEEDVKFYLAELALGLDHLHSLGIIYRDLKPENILLDEEGHIKLTDFGLSKEAIDHEKKAYSFCGTVEYMAPEVVNRQGHSHSADWWSYGVLMFEMLTGSLPFQGKDRKETMTLILKAKLGMPQFLSSEAQSLLRALFKRNPANRLGSGPDGAEEIKRHPFYSTIDWNKLYRREIKPPFKPAVGQPDDTFYFDTEFTSRTPKDSPGIPPSAGAHQLFRGFSFVATGLMEDGKVKPAQSPLHSVVQQLHGKNVQFSDGYVVKEAIGVGSYSVCKRCIHKATNMEYAVKVIDKSKRDPSEEIEILLRYGQHPNIITLKDVYDDGKYVYLVTELMRGGELLDKILRQKFFSEREASSVLHTICKTVEYLHSQGVVHRDLKPSNILYVDESGNPESIRICDFGFAKQLRAENGLLMTPCYTANFVAPEVLKRQGYDEGCDIWSLGVLLYTMLAGCTPFANGPSDTPEEILTRIGRGKFSVSGGNWDTISDMAKDLVSKMLHVDPHQRLTAKQVLQHPWITQKDSLPQSQLNHQDLQLVKGAMAATYSALNSSKPSPQLKPIESSILAQRRVKKLPSTTL from the exons ATGGAGAGGGACCCTAAACTTCCTCGCATCTGCGCGTTCCTGACGCTCTGGCTGCAGAGGAAACATCGAGCCAAGCCCTGCAGCCTGCAGCTGCCGGCCCCCAGCCAGCTCTCCAGCCCG GGCGAAGGTGTTGTGAAGGAAATCAACATCACACACCATGTGAAGGAAGGCTCGGAGAAGGCCGATCCTTCGCAGTTTGAACTCCTGAAGGTGCTGGGACAGGGCTCTTTTGGCAAG GTTTTCTTGGTGAGGAAAATAACACCGCCAGACAGCAACCACCTCTATGCCATGAAAGTGCTCAAGAAGGCGACACTGAAAG tgcgTGATCGAGTAAGGACAAAGATAGAAAGGGACATCCTGGCTGACGTAAACCATCCCTTTGTGGTGAAACTCCACTACG CATTCCAGACGGAGGGGAAGCTGTATCTGATCTTGGATTTCCTCAGAGGAGGTGACCTTTTCACTCGGCTTTCCAAAGAG GTCATGTTCACCGAGGAGGACGTGAAGTTCTACCTAGCAGAGCTGGCCCTGGGGCTCGACCATTTGCACAGCCTGGGAATCATATACAGGGATCTCAAACCAGAGAA CATCCTCTTGGATGAAGAAGGACACATCAAACTCACAG ATTTTGGCTTGAGTAAGGAGGCTATAGACCACGAGAAGAAAGCCTACTCCTTCTGTGGGACAGTGGAATATATGGCACCAGAAGTTGTGAATCGCCAGGGCCACTCCCACAGTGCTGACTGGTGGTCGTACGGGGTGTTAATG TTTGAAATGCTCACCGGCTCGCTGCCCTTCCAGGGGAAGGATCGTAAGGAGACGATGACCCTCATCCTCAA AGCAAAGCTGGGCATGCCGCAGTTCCTGAGCTCTGAAGCACAGAGCCTCCTGCGAGCCCTTTTCAAAAGGAATCCAGCCAACCGATTAG GTTCTGGACCGGACGGGGCGGAAGAGATCAAGCGCCATCCTTTCTACTCCACCATTGACTGGAAT AAGCTGTACCGAAGGGAAATCAAACCGCCCTTCAAGCCTGCAGTAGGCCAGCCAGATGACACCTTTTATTTTGACACAGAATTTACATCGCGTACACCAAAAG ATTCCCCAGGCATCCCCCCCAGTGCGGGGGCCCATCAGCTTTTTCGAGGCTTCAGTTTCGTGGCGACCGGATTGATGGAGGACGGCAAGGTGAAACCTGCCCAGTCGCCTCTACACTCGGTGGTCCAG CAGCTGCACGGCAAGAATGTCCAGTTCAGCGACGGCTACGTGGTGAAGGAGGCGATCGGCGTCGGCTCCTACTCAGTGTGTAAACGCTGCATTCATAAAGCAACCAACATGGAATACGCAGTCAAG GTTATTGACAAGAGCAAGCGAGACCCTTCGGAGGAAATAGAAATCCTCCTGCGATACGGGCAGCATCCAAACATCATCACCTTGAAAGAT GTGTACGACGACGGGAAGTACGTGTATCTGGTGACTGAGCTGATGAGGGGAGGGGAGCTGCTGGATAAAATCCTCAGACAGAAATTCTTCTCGGAGAGGGAAGCCAGTTCAGTCCTGCACACGATCTGTAAAACGGTGGAGTATCTGCATTCCCAAGGG GTGGTTCACAGGGACTTGAAACCCAGCAATATTCTCTACGTGGATGAGTCAGGAAACCCTGAAAGCATTCGCATTTGTGACTTTGGCTTTGCCAAGCAGCTGAGGGCTGAGAACGGCCTTCTCATGACTCCTTGTTATACAGCAAACTTCGTGGCACCCGAG GTACTAAAACGTCAAGGCTACGACGAGGGCTGCGACATCTGGAGCCTGGGAGTTCTCCTGTACACGATGCTCGCAGG ctgcACTCCATTTGCAAATGGTCCCAGTGACACTCCAGAAGAGATCCTGACCCGGATAGGCAGGGGGAAGTTCTCCGTCAGTGGAGGCAATTGGGACACTATTTCTGACATGGCCAAG GATCTGGTGTCAAAGATGCTTCACGTAGATCCCCACCAGCGCCTAACAGCCAAGCAggtcctgcagcatccctggaTAACCCAGAAGGACAGCTTACCCCAGAGCCAGCTGAATCACCAGGACCTTCAGCTTGTAAAG GGGGCGATGGCTGCCACATACTCTGCACTGAACAGCTCCAAGCCAAGCCCCCAGCTGAAGCCCATCGAATCCTCCATTCTGGCACAGAGGCGAGTGAAGAAACTTCCTTCCACCACACTGTGA